One region of Eupeodes corollae chromosome 1, idEupCoro1.1, whole genome shotgun sequence genomic DNA includes:
- the LOC129938741 gene encoding tryptophan--tRNA ligase, mitochondrial, whose product MNTLKLLPTLLSRTAQNTLPRAFTSSVENPLDESHKWPRKIFSGIQPTGSLHLGNYLGAVQKWAELQNSGEDVTYCIVDLHSITVPQDPEKLRNNIIQMTATMLACGIDPNKSTLFLQSTVKEHSELNWILGSLTTIARLRHLPQYKDKTQKMKEIPLGLFLYPVLQAADILLYKTTHVPVGEDQVQHIQLTQHLGSLFNNRFGTTFPDCHAIIDRKEAARIRSLRDPSKKMSKSDPEVKSCIYLTDEPDVIVEKIKKAVTDFTSEVTYDPENRLGVSNLVAIHSLVSNGKTPEEICKDVQGIDTGKYKMVVAEAVIEHLKPIRTKINEYLKNPSELVYILDDGREKARTIAEETMAEVKQKVGLGANMSEFAMLKKVSKGV is encoded by the exons ATGAACACCCTAAAACTCCTGCCAACTCTTTTATCCCGAACAGCACAGAATACATTACCCCGTGCATTTACAAGTTCCGTAGAAAATCCACTCGATGAG TCTCACAAGTGGCCTAGGAAAATATTCTCTGGCATTCAACCAACTGGTTCGCTCCACCTAGGCAATTATCTTGGAGCTGTGCAGAAATGGGCCGAACTACAAAATTCCGGTGAAGACGTAACTTACTGCATTGTAGACCTCCATTCGATTACAGTGCCACAAGACCCCGAGAAGTTACGCAACAACATCATTCAAATGACTGCCACAATGCTGGCATGTGGTATCGATCCAAACAAATCCACCCTCTTCCTTCAGTCAACAGTGAAGGAACACTCCGAGCTTAATTGGATTCTAGGTTCTTTAACCACAATTGCTAGGTTAAGACATCTACCTCAGTACAAagataaaactcaaaaaatgaaGGAGATTCCTTTGGGATTGTTTTTGTATCCAGTGCTCCAAGCTGCTGATATTCTCCTTTACAA AACCACTCATGTCCCAGTTGGGGAAGATCAAGTGCAGCACATTCAGTTGACCCAACATTTGGGAAGTCTATTTAACAATCGTTTCGGAACCACCTTTCCCGATTGTCATGCCATCATTGACCGCAAAGAAGCCGCCCGTATCCGGTCACTGCGCGACCCATCTAAGAAAATGTCCAAATCCGACCCAGAGGTGAAGAGTTGCATCTATCTCACCGATGAACCTGATGTCATTGTGGAAAAGATCAAAAAGGCAGTCACAGACTTCACCTCTGAAGTGACTTATGATCCAGAAAATCGACTAGGAGTGAGTAATTTAGTTGCCATTCATTCGTTGGTTTCGAATGGCAAGACTCCCGAAGAGATTTGCAAAGATGTCCAAGGTATCGATACTGGAAAATACAAAATGGTTGTTGCCGAAGCTGTCATAGAACACCTCAAACCGATTCGAACGAAAATCaatgaatatttgaaaaatcccAGCGAATTAGTTTATATTCTGGACGATGGACGGGAGAAGGCGCGGACAATTGCCGAAGAGACAATGGCTGAGGTGAAGCAGAAAGTTGGTTTGGGAGCGAATATGTCAGAGTTTGCAATGTTGAAAAAAGTCTCAAAAGGAGTCTAG